CAGCTGGATCGTTTCCATCCTCTCGACCAGCCGACGGCGCGCGAGAAAGCGGTTCAGGGCGCGGGAGCGCTCCTCCTGGCATTTCACCGAGACGCCGCTCGGCCGGTGGCGCAGGAAGACACAGGTTGAAGTCTTGTTGATATTCTGTCCGCCGTGTCCCGAAGACCGGACGAATTTTTCCTCAAGATCCCCATCCCGGATCCCCAGCAGCCTCATGCGGGCCGCGAGCTTCTGCTCCTTTTTTGGAGACACACCGAAGAGCACCATACGTTTCCCTTTTTATACTACCGCCAGGAGGGGAGTGGGAGGGAATGAGGCGGCTGCTGTGGGGGGTGAAACGTCAGCGACTTAGAACAGAAACACCGCCGCGGCGACCACGGTGGTGAACTCGCCGGAGGGGCCGACCACAGCGGACTGGGTGACGTTCATCGCATTGACAATTTTCTCTGATATGCGGTACACCCCCTTCTGATCGTCCCAGCTCTTATCCTCATCGAATTCGATACCCAGCGTGCTCGCGAGCATGGCGGCGGCCATATCTTCAGCGTTATCTCCCGCAACCTTTTCTGTTTCACCGTACGCGTGGTATTCGCTCAAATAGCCGTAGTAGCCCTTTGCGGGGACCGCGCAGCCCACACTCGCCGCGATGAGCCGGTGCGGCTCGTTCGAGCAGCACCGCGCGAGGACGGTAAAGGTGATCATGCCGGGGACGAGCTCCGCCAATCCCTTCGGCTTGGAGATGATCCTGCAGTCGGGCGGCAGGATACTTGAAACCGTGACGAGATTGCACCGCTCAATCCCCGCGTCGCGCAACGCGAGCTCGAAGGAGCGAAGCTCCCTCTTATGCGTCCCGACTCCATCGGTAAAAAAAACCCTCTTCGGCACGAGCAGCATACTCACCCCTCCCATTATATTCAGAAGACTACATAACTATTCACCACTGAGGACACGGAATACTTCTAACGGCTATCTTTTTGTTTCAGTGACTTCACTGTTTTCAGTGGTCTGGTTTTCAATTCCTCATGAAAAATATAGCCGATGAGCCGGTACACCAGCTTTGCCGCGAGAAAATCAGGAGCCACATTATAGGGAATCGGGCAGAGTTCGACAACATCGAAACCGACCACCGTCCGCCCCTCGCACGCGCTCCGGAGCAGGCCGATGACGTCGTACCAGCCGAGCCCCCCCGGCTCCGGCGTCCCGGTCGCGGGCATGATCGCGGGGTCGAAGACATCCAGGTCAATGGTGATGTACAACGGGTCGCCCAGGGCCGCGATGATCTCCTGCGGCTGGACACGTCCTGAAACGATGTCGGCGGCGAAGAAGGTCCGCACCCCCGAGGCGCCGCTGCGGAACTCCTCCTCGGAAGCGCTCAGGCTCCGTATCCCGACCTGGACGACGCTCCCGAGCTCAGCCGCACGCCGCGCGGCGCAGGCGTGGCTGAGCCGCGTGCCCTGGTACGAGTCCCTGAGATCGGCGTGGGCGTCGAACTGGAGAATGGAGAGCGTGCGGTGCTTCTTCCTGAGCGCCCTGAGCGCCCCCACGGTGAGCGAGTGCTCGCCTCCGAGCATGACGGGGAGTTTTCTCGCGGCGACCACCTGGCTGACTGCTCCCTCCACTGAATCAATCATCTCGTCGGGCGAAGCGGCGGCGGCCTCGATCTGGTCCTGAGTATGGATCCCTACCCTGAAGGTCTCAGCGCGGAGCTCCTCGTCATACTGCTCCATGTTCATGGAGGCGCTGATGATTGCGTCGGGCCCGCGCCGCGAACCGGACACGTAGGTGGAGGTCAGATCGTAGGGGACAGGTATGATGACCGCTCGCGAGGTGCGCCACGAGGAGAACTCCTCCGGCAGTCCGCAGAAGTTATGCGGCGCGCGATGCGACTTTTTGCTCACTTGATGCTCCCGGAAAGATGGTCACGCGAGTGAAATCAATAATTGGTGAGAATGGTATGAACTTTGCAATTCAAATGCAAGGGGAATAATCGGATAACAACTGATAAATCCAAAATCCCAAACCCCAATATGAGTGCAGGAACAGGAAGCACGCAGATGGACGCAGATATCAACTGAACCGCCGGTGCACACTGATAAACACGGATAGCAAACGTCATCAGTCAATAGTCGAGGAGCCCCGATGTCTTTGGACTGCCTCTTTTCATTTCTGCGATCCGAGTAATCTCCGTCATCTTCTCCTCGGACAAGCCGGCGAGATCGTCTGGTGTGAGCCACCCCTCCCTCACAAGAATACCGAATACCCGCGTAAGTACCGAGTACCGATAATCGTACTTCTGATCGATCTCCTTCTGTTTCTTCGTGAGGAAATCGTGAACCTGCCAGAGCCCATCGGGATCGACTACCCCGGCCATTGCCCTTCGTGCGTCTTCCGCAATTGCGCGCCATTCTCGCTCGTACGCGGCATCAAATGCTCGCCGGGCAACTTCTTTTTCTCTTTTTGACCATCCCGGCTCAGTCATCACTTAAACCGGAGGTTCGCGCATCCGCGCCGCTAAAGATCAATTGTCAAGATTAAAGATCTGACCCCGAAAAACATCTACAGCGTCTGTATTTTTTTCAACTCATCCAGCTCGGCGCGAAGAGTCTCGACCTTTTTCTCGAGTGCGGCGATCCGCTCGTCATTCGCTCCCACCGCGATGCCCGCCGGCCCAGCCTTGCCGGCCTCATCAACCTTGACCTCCCCGCAGAA
This sequence is a window from Candidatus Auribacterota bacterium. Protein-coding genes within it:
- a CDS encoding peptide chain release factor-like protein encodes the protein MVLFGVSPKKEQKLAARMRLLGIRDGDLEEKFVRSSGHGGQNINKTSTCVFLRHRPSGVSVKCQEERSRALNRFLARRRLVERMETIQLGRLSAERQQREKIRRQKRRRSRRAKAKMLAEKRIHGERKMLRHSIRPGSEI
- a CDS encoding arginine decarboxylase, pyruvoyl-dependent, whose amino-acid sequence is MLLVPKRVFFTDGVGTHKRELRSFELALRDAGIERCNLVTVSSILPPDCRIISKPKGLAELVPGMITFTVLARCCSNEPHRLIAASVGCAVPAKGYYGYLSEYHAYGETEKVAGDNAEDMAAAMLASTLGIEFDEDKSWDDQKGVYRISEKIVNAMNVTQSAVVGPSGEFTTVVAAAVFLF
- the speB gene encoding agmatinase — protein: MSKKSHRAPHNFCGLPEEFSSWRTSRAVIIPVPYDLTSTYVSGSRRGPDAIISASMNMEQYDEELRAETFRVGIHTQDQIEAAAASPDEMIDSVEGAVSQVVAARKLPVMLGGEHSLTVGALRALRKKHRTLSILQFDAHADLRDSYQGTRLSHACAARRAAELGSVVQVGIRSLSASEEEFRSGASGVRTFFAADIVSGRVQPQEIIAALGDPLYITIDLDVFDPAIMPATGTPEPGGLGWYDVIGLLRSACEGRTVVGFDVVELCPIPYNVAPDFLAAKLVYRLIGYIFHEELKTRPLKTVKSLKQKDSR